The following are encoded together in the Lathyrus oleraceus cultivar Zhongwan6 chromosome 3, CAAS_Psat_ZW6_1.0, whole genome shotgun sequence genome:
- the LOC127126346 gene encoding uncharacterized protein LOC127126346 yields MKTIKGTHQTLNPLHFQLSTLSVAAATMTELKLSESRDLTRIERVGAHSHIRGLGLDSSLEPHDVSEGMVGQVSARKAAGVILQMIKDGKIAGRAVLLAGQPGTGKTAIAMGIAKSLGLETPFAMIAGSELFSLEMSKTEALTQAFRKAIGLRIKEETEVIEGEVVEVQIDRPAVSSAAAKTGKLTLKSTEMETVYDLGAKMIEAIGKEKITSGDVIAIDKASGKITKLGRSFSRSRDFDAMGPQVKFVQCPDGELQKRKEVVHCVTLHEIDVINSRTQGFLALFTGDTGEIRTEVREQIDTKVAEWKEEGKAEIIPGVIFIDEVHMLDIECFSFLNRALENEMSPILVVATNRGITTIRGTNYKSPHGIPIDLLDRLLIISTEPYTEDEICKILDIRCQEEDVDMSEGAKHLLTKIGVESSLRYAIHLITAAALACQKRKGKTVEMDDINRVYNLFLDVKRSTQYLMEYQSQYMFSETGEVDEDDAIGMVA; encoded by the coding sequence ATGAAAACCATTAAAGGCACACACCAAACCCTAAATCCTCTTCATTTCCAATTATCCACTCTCTCCGTCGCCGCTGCAACCATGACGGAACTGAAGCTATCCGAAAGCCGCGACCTAACGCGCATAGAGCGCGTCGGAGCTCACTCGCACATCCGTGGCCTCGGCCTAGACTCCTCATTAGAGCCACACGATGTCTCTGAAGGTATGGTTGGCCAAGTCTCCGCACGTAAAGCCGCCGGCGTCATCCTTCAAATGATAAAGGACGGAAAAATCGCCGGCCGCGCAGTTCTCCTCGCCGGCCAACCCGGAACCGGCAAAACCGCCATCGCTATGGGGATAGCCAAATCTCTCGGCCTCGAAACGCCGTTCGCTATGATCGCCGGCAGCGAGCTCTTCTCACTCGAGATGTCGAAGACCGAAGCCCTAACACAAGCCTTTCGCAAGGCCATCGGTTTACGTATCAAGGAAGAAACGGAGGTGATTGAAGGTGAGGTTGTTGAGGTTCAGATCGACCGTCCGGCTGTTTCCAGTGCTGCTGCAAAGACAGGGAAGTTGACGCTGAAATCGACGGAGATGGAGACTGTCTATGACCTTGGCGCGAAGATGATCGAGGCTATTGGGAAGGAGAAGATTACAAGTGGTGACGTCATTGCCATTGATAAGGCTTCAGGGAAGATCACGAAGCTCGGTAGATCGTTCTCTAGGTCGAGGGATTTCGATGCAATGGGACCACAGGTGAAGTTTGTGCAATGTCCTGATGGAGAGTTGCAGAAGAGGAAGGAGGTTGTTCATTGTGTTACTCTTCATGAGATTGATGTTATTAACAGCAGAACACAGGGGTTTCTGGCTCTTTTCACCGGAGATACCGGTGAAATCCGCACTGAAGTTCGGGAACAAATTGACACCAAAGTGGCAGAGTGGAAAGAAGAAGGAAAGGCAGAGATTATCCCTGGTGTTATTTTCATTGATGAGGTACACATGCTTGATATAGAGTGTTTTTCATTCCTAAATCGGGCTCTCGAGAACGAGATGTCTCCGATATTAGTCGTTGCTACCAACAGAGGCATCACAACTATTCGTGGCACGAATTACAAATCTCCACATGGAATTCCTATTGATCTACTTGATCGGCTTCTCATTATCTCTACTGAACCTTATACCGAGGATGAAATTTGCAAGATTCTGGATATTAGATGCCAAGAGGAAGACGTAGACATGAGTGAAGGTGCAAAGCATTTGTTAACCAAAATAGGTGTAGAATCATCCCTGCGATATGCCATTCATCTAATCACAGCAGCTGCTTTGGCCTGCCAAAAGCGAAAGGGAAAGACGGTGGAAATGGATGATATAAACCGGGTTTACAATTTGTTTTTGGATGTCAAAAGATCGACACAGTACTTGATGGAATATCAAAGTCAATACATGTTCAGTGAAACAGGTGAAGTTGATGAAGATGATGCCATTGGTATGGTAGCATGA